The Longimicrobium sp. DNA segment GCTTCGGTGCGGTGGTGCTGGACCCGCCCGCCTTCATCAAGCGGAAGAAGGACGCCCAGGCCGGGGCGGAGGCGTACCGGCGCGCCAACCAGCTGGCGATGGAGCTGCTGGAGCCGGACGGCATCCTGGTCTCCGCGTCCTGCTCGTACCACCTGCACCGCGACGGGCTGATGGACGCCATGCTGCGCGCCAGCCGCCGCCTGGGACGCGACCTGCAGGTGCTGGAAGAGGGCCACCAGGGGCCGGACCATCCCGTGCACCCGGCCATCCCCGAGACGGCGTATCTCAAGGCATTCGTCGCCCGCGTCGGCTAGGGAGCGCGAGGTACCAGGTGCCAAGTGCCCAGCGCCAAGTGACAGGTGCCTGGTTGGAACCCCGGGTTTGTCCTGGCACTCGGTACTGGGCACCTGGTACTTCCGTTCTATCGATCAGTGCGAAATGCCGACGCTGAAGCCGATATGAAAGGTCAGCAGGTCGGTGTCGCTTCGCACGGGGTACAGGGTGATGCTGCCGTCGGGGTGGTCCTCGATGTCGCCCTCGCGCAGGTACTCGGCGACGCCGTTGTTGTGGTACTTCACGCCCAGGTCGATGCTGGCGCGCGACGAGCGGGGACCCACGGGGATGTAGATTCCCCCGCCGCCGCCGTACGCAAAGCTGCCGTCGTCGAAGTTGGTGGTGCTGGCGAAGTCCTCGTCGTCATACGTTCCGGAGACCGAGGACTGCGTCCAGATGAACGAGTAGCCCGCGTAGCCGTTCACGTACGGGCGCAGCCGCCCGGTGGGCACGCCGATCTGCGGGCCCACGCCCACGAAGGCGATGTTGTTCGACGTGGTCAGGTCTACCAGGATGCGGCCGCCCACCGTGGGGCTCAGCGGAACGCGCTGCCGCTCGTGGCCGTACACGATGATCCCGGCGTCGGCGCGGATGCCCAGCCATCCGTCGCGGTCCAGCTGGTGGATGTAGTTCACCTGCCCGCCGAAGCCGCCGTTCACGTAGTCGCTGAACTCGCCCTCGGTGCGGGCGGCGATGAAGCTTCCGCCGAAGAAGCCGCCCGTGGGCTGCTTCTCGTAGTACTCCTCGTCGTCATCGTCGTCCCAGTCCCAGTCGTCGTCCTGAGCGGCGAGGGGCGCGGCGATCAGCAGGGCGGCCGCGGCGGCGGCAATGATGCGGGCTTTCATGGCTTCAACCTCGTGCGGGGACGAGAATCGGAAAGGTTCGGGGCCCGGCGATCTGCCGCCGAACCCCGTAGCACAGGGGCAACGTGCGGGCCGCTCGCGGGATGGAACGGCATCGCGGTGCGGGGCATCGACTTACCGATTTCGGGCGATGCGGTGGGATCCAGCGGGTGACCACTCGGGAGGACAGCACTAGCGTCCGCGGGTGTCCACGAATCCAACAACGTTCAAGGTCGCGGCGATCGCGACAGGGAAGGCCTGACCGATGGCGGTGGAGATGACGGGCCGGTACGCCGGCGGACTGAAGACGGAGCTGCGGCACGGGCCCTCAGGCGCGGAGATTCGCACGGCGGCCCCGGTAGACAACGCGGGCGATGGAAGCTCGTTCTCGCCCACGGACCTGCTGGCGGCGTCGCTGGGCGCGTGCATGGTCACGGTCATGGCCATCTACGCCGAGCGCAACGGCATGCCGTTCGACGGGGTGAGCTTTTCGCTGGAAAAGCACATGCGGGCGGACCCGCGGCGGGTGGAGTCGCTGCCGGTGACCCTCCGCATGCCCGCCGCGCTGACGGACGAGCAGCGCCAGAAGCTGGAGCACGTGGCGCTCACCTGCCCCGTGTACCGCAGCCTGCTGCCGGAGATCAGCAAGGAAGTGACGTTCGTCTACGAGTGAGGGGTGCCCCTCCCGCGGCCCCCTCCCCCGGCCCCTCCCCGCACAAACGACGTGCGGAGAGGGGAGAACAACGCCCGCGTCCTCGGCTGCCGTGGGGCCCTCACCCGGCCGCGCTGACACGCGTGCCCCCCTCTCCCACAAACAGCGTGGGAGAGGGGGTACACTTCAGCACCGGTGCACCCCCAAGTCCTTGCGGCACAGCAGTTTGTCATCCTGAGGCCAAGCCACCCCGTACTCGCCCGCGAACCATCCCAGCACTGGGTGCGCACCCAAATCCTTACCGCGCAGCACCTTGTCATCCTGAGGCCAAGCCACGCCGTACTCGCCCTCCCACCATACCGGGCGGGCCGAAGGATCTAGCGGCGGCCACGTACAAGCCCGGGCGCGGCAGCGGTCGCCCTGGCCGTGGCCTCGGCCTCCGCCCCGGCGGTTCAAACCGCAGCTGGAAAGTCACGAAGTCCGCCGCGCGGACTGGGCGGGACAGTGCCGTGCGCGTCGGCAGTGGCGGTCGCGGCTCGAACTTCCAGCGGGGTCGCACGTCCTTGGGACGTCCAAGCTCTGGGCGCGCCCGACCGTCCGCGGGCGAAACGGTACGCAGTGTGCTAAAAGCGGCGATCTGGGCAGACGATCCGACATTTCGGGAGGCGACGATGAGCAAGACGGAACGCAGTGGACATACGACCACGAACCACGAGTTCATCAAGCAGTGGGTGACGGAGCGCGGTGGACACCCCGCCTGCGTCCGTGGAACCGGCGAGGAGGAGATCGGCGTTCTGCGCATCGACTTTCCCGGCTACTCGGGAAGCGATTCGCTGGAGCCCATCAGCTGGGACGAGTGGTTCGAGAAGTTCGAGGAGTCGGAGCTGGCCTTCCTTCACCGCGACATCAAGGGTGAAGACGGCGGCCTGGACCGCTTCAACAAGCTGGTCAAGCGAACCGGCGACGAAGACGGCGAGTAAACGGAGCGGGGCGGGCCACCACGGCCCGCCCCGCTTCCGTTGCAGCCGATCCGGCCGCGGCCCTCGGCGCCGTCGGGCGAATGAATTCGCTGCAACGACCACACGAAGTCTGCCTTCGCAGACTGGCTTGCCATGGTGCGAGTTCGGCCGTGTGGCGCGGCCGCAGTGGGTGGCGGATCCCTCGGTCGCTGCAGAGTACCGCGTACGGGCAGGGATCCCGCGGCCGCTCCTCGGGATGACATCGCGCGCTTTGGGCAGGTGCGGTGTGCGTGGAGGGCGGCTCAGTACAGGGCCAGCAGGCGCGCCGGGCCGCCGGTGCCACCCGCGTGCTTGGGCGCCCCGACGACGATCACCGCGCCGGACGGCGGCACCCGGTCCAGCGACGCGACATTCTCCAGCCCGTAGCGCCCCGACCCCAGCAGCACGCGGTGCGCGTCGTAGCTGAGGGACGGGCCGAAGTCCAGGCTCAGCGTGTCCGTCGCCGCGCCCGCCACGTCGCGCTCGTGCGCCAGGAACTCCGCGGCCTCGCGGCTGAAGCCCGGCGCGTGCATCACTCCCATCGCATCCGCGTTCAGGAAGCGGCCGGGCTGGTCCAGCCGCGCTTCCCACCCGGAGTGCAGCGCGACCACCGCACCGGCGGGAATGCGCCCGTGCCGCCGCTCCCACTGGGCCAGGTCGTCTACCGTGAGCAGCGCATCCTCGTCTTTCGCCGCGCGTTCGGCGATGGAAATGACCGCGAGGGGCGCGACGAAGCGGCCGACCGGCAGCACGTCCGCCGTGGCGCCGTCCGCGAAGAAGTGCGCGGGGGCGTCCAGGTGCGTTCCCGTGTGCTCGGCATAGGCCACCTCGCCGGCCGAGAAGCCGTTCGCCTCCACCGAGAACAGGCGCGTGGAGCGGAAGGGGCGGTACGCGGGAAAGACAGGAAAGTCCGGCGTCAGCGCGTGGGTGAGGTCGCACACGCGCCGCAGCCGCCCCACCGCCTCGGGCGGAACGGCGAGCGCGGCATCGTGGCGGTCATCCGCGCGAGT contains these protein-coding regions:
- a CDS encoding OsmC family protein, which gives rise to MAVEMTGRYAGGLKTELRHGPSGAEIRTAAPVDNAGDGSSFSPTDLLAASLGACMVTVMAIYAERNGMPFDGVSFSLEKHMRADPRRVESLPVTLRMPAALTDEQRQKLEHVALTCPVYRSLLPEISKEVTFVYE
- a CDS encoding cyclase family protein, with translation MCCPELVRSIPAASTRADDRHDAALAVPPEAVGRLRRVCDLTHALTPDFPVFPAYRPFRSTRLFSVEANGFSAGEVAYAEHTGTHLDAPAHFFADGATADVLPVGRFVAPLAVISIAERAAKDEDALLTVDDLAQWERRHGRIPAGAVVALHSGWEARLDQPGRFLNADAMGVMHAPGFSREAAEFLAHERDVAGAATDTLSLDFGPSLSYDAHRVLLGSGRYGLENVASLDRVPPSGAVIVVGAPKHAGGTGGPARLLALY